A part of Salvelinus alpinus chromosome 5, SLU_Salpinus.1, whole genome shotgun sequence genomic DNA contains:
- the LOC139577006 gene encoding probable peptidyl-tRNA hydrolase yields the protein MRHVTVAGKLWYCVSQFFKTLLNFVTMRRLLSKLINRALLTEPFAPVMDIGAGVHTNARRRLIVGLGNPGMNGSRHSVGMAVLEALAARLRLADSWHGDRHVSGEVIVSDIQDTQIVLLRPRLLMNTNGVSVAKAAVKYSIKPEHILLVHDDLDKALGKLAMKQGGSARGHNGVRSCVECLQTDVMPRLRVGIGRPSGKTLVDRHVLGRFSQEEQKILSRVLEQSVDILLSQLTDKEDVQSPLLPPGGRPALQTGKQRVCSISPAKDTTCQT from the exons ATGAGACACGTCACTGTTGCTGGTAAACTTTGGTATTGTGTGTCACAGTTTTTCAAGACGCTGTTGAACTTTGTTACAATGAGACGACTTTTATCGAAACTGATAAACCGAGCGTTGCTGACTGAACCCTTTGCACCAGTAATGGACATTGGAGCAGGAGTCCACACAAATGCTCGTCGGAGGCTG ATTGTGGGACTGGGCAACCCTGGAATGAACGGTTCGCGCCACAGTGTGGGCATGGCTGTGCTGGAAGCACTTGCTGCCCGGCTGAGGTTAGCTGATAGCTGGCATGGCGATAGGCACGTTTCCGGTGAGGTCATCGTATCTGACATCCAGGACACCCAAATTGTTCTTCTCCGACCACGACTACTGATGAACACAAACGGTGTATCCGTGGCCAAAGCAG CGGTCAAATACAGCATCAAGCCTGAGCACATCCTCCTGGTTCATGACGACTTGGACAAGGCCCTTGGGAAGCTTGCTATGAAACAAGGAGGGAGCGCCAG GGGTCACAATGGTGTGCGGTCCTGTGTTGAGTGTCTGCAGACAGAT GTGATGCCCAGACTGCGTGTTGGGATTGGCAGACCATCGGGTAAAACATTAGTGGACCGGCATGTTCTGGGGCGCTTCTCTCAGGAGGAGCAGAAAATTCTCAGCAGGGTTCTAGAACAGAGTGTGGACATTCTCCTCTCCCAGCTCACTGACAAGGAGGATGTGCAGTCCCCACTGTTGCCACCAGGAGGCAGACCGGCATTACAGACTGGGAAACAGAGGGTTTGCTCAATTTCTCCAGCAAAGGACACAACCTGCCAGACATGA
- the LOC139577007 gene encoding natterin-3-like, giving the protein MRLTFLVILAVLQLCSPVFLSDPLLYTSQLEEGQDAPSKPWLNPMLEDVVPDLDIHSSSTLTETSDLEPQFLDSLFMYGENANLKWVKWEGSLPNGAVGIYNGYIERHDYICKVNCESGFYTASKGSFCQYPYADKEHSSSKFEVLVNVDNFEFVEWIEEEYGAVPQHAVKTCQGVEIYVGKNKYGLGKVVTQHKAFFLPWEGDEYWYKRYQVLAINRDTYSQHISHVEYAIDQIELFNHPPEAMQFVRVTNLECSSVEKKVLLEKTSTVEKTWDIGRESRNSSTTMTAKVPIISPGTVDFTKEQTVSFSEGTTMVESISHSISVELLVPPNHSCAVQMEGRKMTADIPFTGRLSRTYHNGDTHWTTITGTYDGVKVGEINAVVERCQPAPDAIPCYLVETDP; this is encoded by the exons ATGAGGCTGACTTTCCTGGTCATCCTGGCAGTGCTGCAGCTCTGCAGCCCAGTCTTCCTCTCTGACCCCCTGCTCTACACCTCTCAGCTGGAGGAGGGGCAGGATGCACCCAGCA AGCCCTGGCTCAACCCTATGCTGGAAGATGTGGTCCCTGATCTGGACATCCATAGTTCATCCACACTGACAGAGACCTCAGATCTAGAGCCCCAGTTTCTCGATTCCCTGTTTATGTATGGAGAGAACGCCAACCTTAAATGGGTAAAATGGGAAGGGTCCCTCCCTAATGGTGCTGTGGGCATCTACAACGGTTACATCGAACGACATGACTACATCTGCAAAGTCAACTGCGAATCTGGCTTCTATACCGCAAGCAAAGGCAGTTTCTGCCAGTACCCCTACGCTGACAAGGAGCATTCATCCTCCAAGTTCGAAGTCCTGGTCAATGTGGACAACTTTGAGTTTGTGGAGTGGATCGAGGAGGAATACGGTGCTGTCCCCCAACATGCTGTCAAGACCTGCCAAGGTGTTGAGATATACGTTGGCAAGAACAAATACGGTCTGGGAAAGGTTGTGACCCAACATAAAGCCTTCTTCCTGCCTTGGGAGGGCGATGAGTACTGGTACAAGAGATACCAGGTCCTGGCCATCAACAGGGACACCTACAGCCAGCACATCTCTCACGTGGAGTACGCCATCGACCAGATCGAGCTGTTCAACCACCCTCCTGAGGCCATGCAGTTTGTTAGGGTCACCAACCTGGAGTGCAGCAGTGTGGAGAAGAAGGTCTTGCTGGAGAAGACCAGCACTGTGGAGAAGACCTGGGACATCGGCAGGGAGAGCCGCAACAGCTCAACCACCATGACGGCCAAGGTGCCCATTATCAGCCCAGGCACCGTGGACTTCACCAAGGAGCAGACGGTGAGCTTCTCAGAGGGAACCACCATGGTGGAGTCTATCAGCCACTCCATCTCTGTGGAGCTGCTGGTCCCTCCCAACCACTCCTGTGCCGTGCAGATGGAGGGCAGGAAGATGACCGCCGACATCCCCTTCACGGGTAGGCTGAGCCGGACCTACCATAACGGAGACACCCACTGGACCACCATCACAGGGACTTATGATGGTGTGAAGGTGGGGGAGATCAATGCTGTGGTGGAGAGATGCCAGCCTGCCCCTGATGCCATACCCTGCTACCTCGTTGAGACAGACCCCTGA